The Primulina tabacum isolate GXHZ01 chromosome 16, ASM2559414v2, whole genome shotgun sequence genome window below encodes:
- the LOC142529913 gene encoding jasmonate-induced oxygenase 1-like, producing the protein MNGLASWPEPVVRVQHLSDSGIRVIPDRYVKKPLERPGSAEPVPSDEVNIPAIDMKDLYSVDASLRRRTALLIDSACREWGFFQVVNHSVNHELMARTREAWYQFFHLPLEEKQKYANLPTTYEGYGSRLGVEKGMSLDWSDYFFLHYLPVGLRDQNKWPTLPVSCRQLVDEYSREVVELGGKLMKVFSTNLGLREGYLQDALGGDDEIGTCLRVNYYPKCPQPDLTLGLSPHSDPGTMTLLFPDENVSGLQIRHAGNWVTVKPLPNAFIVNVADQLQILSNGNYKSVEHRVIVNAQKERVSLAYFYNPKGDIVIKPAEPLVSKEHPSLYPALTFDEYRLYVRTKGLHGKSQVDSLVKSPTR; encoded by the exons ATGAACGGCTTGGCGAGCTGGCCGGAACCCGTAGTGCGAGTCCAACATTTATCCGACAGCGGGATACGGGTCATACCCGACCGCTACGTGAAGAAGCCACTGGAAAGGCCGGGTTCTGCTGAACCTGTCCCGAGTGATGAAGTTAACATTCCTGCCATTGACATGAAGGATCTGTACTCAGTGGATGCGTCACTCCGGCGAAGGACGGCCCTTCTCATCGACAGCGCTTGCCGCGAGTGGGGATTCTTCCAGGTGGTCAACCACAGCGTCAACCACGAGTTGATGGCACGTACCCGTGAGGCCTGGTACCAATTCTTCCATCTCCCGCTGGAGGAGAAGCAGAAGTACGCGAATTTGCCGACTACTTACGAGGGATATGGGAGTAGGCTGGGGGTGGAGAAAGGGATGTCCCTGGATTGGAGTGATTACTTCTTTCTTCACTATCTGCCCGTGGGGCTCAGGGATCAGAACAAGTGGCCGACTCTTCCAGTTTCTTGCAG GCAACTGGTGGACGAGTACAGTAGAGAAGTTGTTGAACTGGGTGGTAAATTGATGAAGGTTTTCTCAACAAATCTTGGGCTAAGAGAAGGGTATCTTCAAGATGCCTTGGGAGGAGACGACGAGATAGGTACATGCTTAAGGGTTAACTACTATCCAAAATGCCCTCAACCGGATCTCACATTGGGTCTTTCCCCCCATTCGGATCCGGGTACGATGACTCTTTTGTTCCCCGATGAAAATGTCTCGGGTCTCCAAATTCGCCATGCCGGTAACTGGGTCACCGTCAAGCCACTGCCTAATGCCTTCATAGTCAACGTGGCGGATCAACTTCAG ATACTGAGTAATGGGAATTACAAAAGCGTGGAACATAGGGTGATCGTGAACGCGCAGAAAGAGAGGGTCTCCCTTGCTTACTTCTACAACCCAAAGGGAGACATAGTGATCAAGCCAGCCGAGCCTCTTGTTTCGAAGGAGCATCCGTCCTTGTATCCAGCCTTGACATTTGATGAATATAGACTCTATGTTAGGACAAAGGGTCTCCATGGAAAGTCCCAAGTGGATTCACTCGTCAAATCACCCACACGATAA
- the LOC142529911 gene encoding protein FAR1-RELATED SEQUENCE 5-like has protein sequence MEENIGDDQQFIPQVADDRKPKIGMEFVSLEDAFSFYNQYAREAGFSARISNSKKNKITNEVVWKKFVCFKEGRTNEIRSNKQEKGDQPKNERARGEVRTGCKSKISIVKKQTGPNWIVCTFMESHNHPLSTPSKVHLLRSHRNVSASKKALTQQFSEANVPTCQQLRLLEIEYGGPEHVGCTERDIRNFEKKLRDEQKGIDAETLIEFFASEKDKNSSFFFDYETYSDKRFSMCFWADTVSRRANSVFDDVVVFDTTYNTNKYDMIFAPFVGVNHHHQTIVFGCGFLTDEKTQSFVWLFNMFIEAMPKGAPNVIITDQDPAMAKAIAQVFPKTVHRYCLWHILNNFPDKLNPMTFRDHYRSIKNVIQNSTTPDEFEKSWEDVIKCAKLEQNDWLSLMYELRQKWVPIYFNHIFCVGMSSSQRSESSHAFFKRHVSNKNSLMDFITRFNRALRHQRHNELVADHIDMNEHPKIKTNWPMEAQMVKVYTKKKYVEFQSEMCESHGYYVQQVSVGDELGVYNVMNFQTCSSSKSRTLTHNKQLDYISCSCMKFEFEGIPCRHMLAFFRINQVFQLPDKYILKRWTRDAKVGAIYAMTEQNVIDDPKMCLMSRHSRLSYKASVVIDDASLNDEGTNFLDEQLDYIFKKIKEVNISRTFSNGSQKKKIMDEVYGITDPFEVRTKGCGKRLKSSKEKSTSKTRICRGCGRRSVSHDKRNCPNLHDRYTLINFVFVL, from the coding sequence atggaagaaaaTATTGGTGATGATCAGCAATTCATTCCTCAAGTTGCAGACGATCGAAAGCCAAAAATTGGGATGGAATTCGTATCATTAGAGGATGCATTTTCGTTCTATAACCAATACGCACGAGAAGCAGGATTTAGCGCAAGAAtaagcaacagcaagaaaaatAAGATAACAAATGAAGTTGTTTGGAAGAAATTTGTATGCTTTAAAGAAGGGCGTACAAACGAAATCAGGTcgaataaacaagaaaaaggtGATCAACCGAAAAATGAAAGAGCTCGCGGCGAAGTTAGAACTGGATGtaagtcaaagatttcaattgtCAAGAAACAAACTGGTCCTAATTGGATTGTCTGTACATTCATGGAAAGCCATAATCATCCACTCTCGACTCCTTCGAAGGTGCATTTACTACGCTCACATCGTAATGTTTCGGCATCAAAGAAAGCATTGACTCAACAGTTTTCAGAAGCCAATGTGCCAACTTGTCAACAACTGCGATTATTGGAAATAGAGTATGGAGGGCCCGAGCATGTAGGTTGTACTGAAAGAGATATTAGAAACTTTGAGAAAAAGCTAAGAGATGAACAAAAGGGTATCGATGCCGAAACATTGATTGAGTTCTTTGCATCTGAGAAAGATAAGAATTCCTCATTTTTCTTTGATTATGAGACTTATTCAGATAAAAGATTTAGCATGTGTTTTTGGGCAGATACTGTGTCAAGGAGGGCAAACAGTGtatttgatgatgttgtggTGTTTGATACGACGTATAACACTaataaatatgatatgattttcGCACCATTTGTAGGagttaatcatcatcatcagaCAATTGTGTTTGGTTGCGGTTTTTTAACTGACGAGAAAACTCAATCTTTTGTTTGGTTGTTTAACATGTTCATAGAAGCAATGCCTAAAGGTGCACCAAACGTGATAATCACTGACCAAGATCCTGCTATGGCGAAAGCCATTGCACAAGTTTTCCCTAAAACAGTGCATCGATATTGTTTGTGGCACATATTGAACAATTTCCCAGATAAATTAAACCCTATGACTTTTCGTGACCACTATCGAAGCATAAAGAATGTCATTCAAAATTCCACAACACCTGATGAATTTGAGAAGTCGTGGGAAGATGTTATCAAGTGTGCTAAATTGGAGCAAAATGATTGGTTATCATTGATGTATGAATTGCGACAGAAGTGGGTGCCAATATATTTTAACCATATATTTTGTGTTGGAATGTCAAGTAGTCAGAGATCTGAAAGTTCACATGCATTTTTCAAGAGGCACGTCTCTAATAAGAATTCATTGATGGATTTTATCACCCGATTCAATAGGGCACTACGGCACCAAAGGCACAATGAGTTAGTTGCTGACCATATTGATATGAATGAGCATCCCAAGATCAAGACAAACTGGCCAATGGAAGCTCAAATGGTTAAGGTGTATACGAAAAAAAAATATGTGGAGTTTCAAAGTGAAATGTGTGAGAGTCATGGTTATTACGTGCAACAAGTATCTGTAGGAGATGAATTAGGGGTTTACAATGTGATGAATTTTCAAACTTGTTCTTCCTCCAAATCAAGGACGCTCACACATAATAAACAGTTGGATTATATATCATGTAGTTGTATGAAATTTGAGTTTGAGGGCATACCATGCAGACATATGTTAGCTTTTTTTCGTATCAATCAAGTGTTTCAATTGCCTGATAAGTATATACTCAAACGATGGACACGAGATGCAAAGGTTGGAGCAATATATGCTATGACTGAGCAAAATGTCATCGACGATCCAAAAATGTGTTTGATGTCAAGACACTCGAGGTTATCCTATAAAGCTTCTGTAGTAATTGATGATGCATCATTGAATGATGAAGGAACCAACTTCTTAGATGAACAATtagattatatttttaaaaaaattaaagaggTTAACATTAGTAGAACATTCAGCAATGGAAGTCAAAAGAAGAAAATCATGGATGAGGTCTATGGTATTACCGATCCTTTTGAAGTAAGAACAAAAGGATGTGGGAAGAGGTTGAAATCATCAAAAGAGAAGTCAACCTCAAAGACCAGGATATGTCGTGGATGTGGGCGTCGAAGTGTGTCACATGACAAGCGCAACTGCCCAAATTTGCATGACAGGTATACGTTGATTAATTTTGTgtttgttttataa